Proteins from a single region of Chloroherpeton thalassium ATCC 35110:
- a CDS encoding uracil-DNA glycosylase family protein, whose protein sequence is MTFGEKALSFFKTISLDANLLGEVEVMNPYQDLAVLACVQAFFEKYYDDFQKRIFVWGINPGRHGGGVTGIPFTDPFALSEFLGISHSLAGQRELSSQFIYQFIAHFGGASAFYQKFYINSLSPLGFIQNGKNYNFYDNATLQNKLTPFIEKSISSQMAFGAERRVTILLGTGKLLKFFERLNAKHLFFERVLAVEHPRFVMQYKRKSLDQFLEKYAQTFREALAFVE, encoded by the coding sequence ATGACGTTTGGAGAAAAAGCGCTTTCGTTTTTCAAGACCATTTCTTTGGATGCCAATTTGCTTGGGGAAGTTGAAGTGATGAATCCCTATCAAGATTTGGCGGTTTTAGCCTGTGTTCAAGCGTTTTTTGAAAAGTATTACGATGATTTTCAGAAACGCATTTTTGTTTGGGGAATTAATCCTGGTCGTCATGGCGGCGGCGTAACCGGAATTCCTTTCACAGACCCGTTCGCGCTGAGCGAATTTCTGGGAATTTCCCACTCGCTGGCCGGTCAGCGAGAACTTTCTTCACAGTTTATCTACCAGTTTATTGCGCATTTTGGCGGCGCAAGTGCGTTCTATCAAAAATTCTACATCAATAGTCTTTCGCCGCTTGGCTTCATCCAAAATGGGAAAAATTATAATTTCTACGACAATGCCACCTTGCAAAACAAACTGACGCCTTTCATCGAGAAATCCATTTCCTCACAAATGGCGTTTGGCGCAGAGCGACGCGTTACGATTTTGCTTGGAACAGGAAAATTGCTCAAGTTTTTTGAACGACTAAATGCAAAGCATCTATTTTTTGAGCGCGTGCTGGCCGTTGAGCATCCGCGTTTTGTGATGCAATACAAACGAAAATCGCTTGACCAATTTCTTGAAAAATACGCGCAAACTTTTCGCGAAGCGCTCGCTTTCGTTGAGTGA
- a CDS encoding efflux RND transporter periplasmic adaptor subunit, whose translation MRGSIFFLVGLVLAMFCAACTSDSSGHGQAMQAQAYPVKTMSPETVELQDVFPALLKGKEDIDIKPRVDGFIEAVYVDEGAKVKKGQALFKINSPSTVKALEEARANYSTAKIDVERMRPLAEKNIISKVKLETYENAFAAAKAALEQAEANMTWITVTSPVEGVLGTISYRLGSLVDNSNVLTTVANTTTVMAYFSMNEKDLYDFMLEWKGETKAEKIKNMPDVKFRLSNGREYEEPGRIETISGVVDKTTGAVSFRAAFPNKNGLLLSGTSGKILIPKVISNALVIPQKATFSQQDKIMIYKVLGDSVMQDVVKVKSTPDGRSYVVFDGLESGDKIVTDGIATLSNGKKIKVQ comes from the coding sequence ATGAGAGGAAGTATTTTTTTCCTTGTAGGACTCGTTCTGGCGATGTTTTGCGCTGCGTGCACAAGTGATTCTTCTGGCCACGGACAGGCCATGCAAGCTCAAGCCTATCCGGTGAAAACCATGTCGCCAGAAACGGTTGAATTGCAAGATGTTTTCCCCGCCCTTTTGAAAGGCAAAGAAGACATCGACATTAAGCCGCGTGTCGATGGCTTTATCGAGGCGGTTTATGTTGATGAAGGCGCAAAGGTCAAAAAAGGGCAAGCTTTGTTTAAAATCAATTCCCCGTCTACCGTTAAAGCACTCGAAGAGGCCAGAGCCAATTACAGCACGGCGAAAATCGATGTTGAACGCATGCGCCCGCTTGCTGAGAAAAACATCATCAGCAAGGTGAAGTTGGAGACCTACGAAAATGCGTTTGCCGCTGCCAAAGCCGCATTAGAACAAGCTGAAGCCAACATGACATGGATTACCGTCACCAGTCCGGTTGAAGGCGTTCTTGGCACAATTTCCTACCGACTTGGCAGCCTTGTCGATAATTCAAACGTGCTAACTACGGTTGCCAACACAACTACCGTCATGGCTTATTTCTCCATGAACGAGAAAGATCTCTATGATTTCATGCTTGAATGGAAAGGCGAGACAAAAGCCGAGAAAATTAAAAACATGCCCGATGTGAAGTTTCGTTTGTCGAATGGCCGCGAATATGAAGAACCCGGTCGCATAGAAACCATCTCGGGTGTTGTAGATAAAACCACTGGCGCGGTGAGCTTCCGCGCGGCTTTTCCCAACAAGAACGGCCTTCTGCTCAGTGGCACCAGCGGCAAAATTTTGATTCCTAAAGTCATTAGCAATGCGCTGGTTATTCCTCAAAAGGCGACGTTCAGCCAGCAAGATAAAATCATGATCTATAAAGTTCTGGGCGACTCCGTGATGCAAGATGTGGTGAAAGTAAAATCAACGCCAGATGGACGAAGCTATGTGGTGTTCGACGGATTAGAAAGTGGTGATAAAATTGTGACCGATGGCATTGCGACTTTATCGAACGGGAAAAAAATTAAAGTCCAATAA
- a CDS encoding TetR/AcrR family transcriptional regulator, giving the protein MGYIERKKRERERVRQSILDAALNIAIAEGWNSVTIRKISDAIEYTPPVIYEHFKNKDALLNEMVLVGFRMLHESFNTTRKNESDPRKILMTHSLNHWDFAVQHKELYQLMFSHERKRPSEELAEMVRELQDFFQELSTDGTKADELMFNWMCLQQGYIFFHILQMEPPSELSSIPPKKLFENAIVRFLKGI; this is encoded by the coding sequence ATGGGATATATCGAACGAAAAAAGAGAGAAAGAGAACGCGTGCGCCAAAGCATTTTAGATGCCGCGCTAAACATTGCGATTGCCGAAGGCTGGAATTCCGTTACGATCCGAAAAATTTCGGATGCAATCGAATATACACCACCCGTTATTTATGAACATTTCAAGAACAAAGATGCGCTCTTAAATGAAATGGTGTTAGTGGGTTTTCGGATGCTGCATGAAAGCTTTAATACAACAAGAAAAAACGAGTCGGATCCACGAAAAATTTTGATGACGCATTCACTGAACCACTGGGATTTTGCCGTGCAGCATAAAGAACTCTATCAACTGATGTTCAGTCACGAGCGCAAGCGCCCCAGCGAGGAGCTCGCGGAGATGGTTCGCGAATTGCAAGATTTTTTTCAGGAATTATCCACTGATGGCACAAAGGCCGATGAGCTCATGTTTAACTGGATGTGCTTACAGCAAGGGTACATCTTTTTTCATATTTTACAAATGGAGCCTCCGTCAGAGCTCAGCAGCATTCCTCCCAAAAAACTATTTGAAAATGCTATTGTAAGATTTCTAAAAGGCATTTGA
- a CDS encoding DUF2515 family protein, with product MIRPKEEWKKQLEAGLPPKNELVQRNKAITAHYANWYLENQQWFKWAGMAAFASYQVGVALALSELLYAPDGMVAKKPKEETGFFTNLFKLYGFAFDLIFSIPVALHDFATRQLLLNDLDEIKNGNDEIFGDIAWAHAAYLEGGIKEIEANVSEREREYMLAGFKLIDEGAALLKQNKDVEKARQMIREGNVKLLRHEQLNTLQPIFDRISPLGKIVVSFGSALDFEGALAKGEKCMASFSEHFGYTATLTGAKSVTNPENRWQWIEENVLPIWKKVDEGYAENSGLKARLTAMAAKEPTMLQQVSGFANTIYPVLGLRG from the coding sequence ATGATACGCCCGAAAGAAGAATGGAAAAAGCAGCTTGAAGCAGGGCTTCCGCCAAAAAACGAACTGGTTCAGCGCAACAAAGCCATCACGGCGCACTACGCCAATTGGTATCTTGAAAATCAGCAGTGGTTCAAATGGGCTGGCATGGCCGCGTTTGCGTCGTATCAAGTTGGCGTGGCGCTTGCGCTCTCCGAATTGCTTTACGCGCCCGACGGCATGGTGGCCAAAAAGCCAAAAGAAGAAACTGGTTTTTTTACCAATCTTTTTAAACTCTATGGCTTTGCCTTCGATCTGATTTTTTCCATTCCGGTTGCCCTGCACGATTTTGCAACGCGCCAGCTACTTTTGAACGATCTGGATGAAATCAAAAACGGCAACGATGAAATTTTTGGCGACATTGCTTGGGCGCACGCGGCCTATCTTGAAGGCGGCATCAAAGAAATCGAGGCCAATGTGTCGGAGCGTGAGCGGGAATATATGCTTGCTGGGTTTAAACTGATCGACGAGGGTGCGGCGCTTTTGAAGCAAAACAAAGATGTGGAAAAAGCCCGTCAAATGATTCGCGAAGGAAATGTCAAGCTGTTGCGCCACGAACAGCTCAACACCTTGCAACCGATTTTCGATAGAATTTCACCGTTAGGAAAAATCGTGGTTTCGTTTGGCAGTGCGCTCGATTTTGAAGGTGCGTTGGCCAAAGGTGAAAAATGTATGGCCTCGTTCAGCGAGCATTTTGGTTACACAGCCACGCTCACGGGCGCAAAAAGCGTTACAAACCCGGAGAACCGCTGGCAATGGATCGAGGAAAATGTTTTGCCGATTTGGAAAAAAGTGGATGAAGGATACGCCGAAAATTCCGGCCTGAAGGCTCGCTTAACCGCAATGGCAGCCAAAGAGCCAACCATGCTTCAGCAAGTTTCTGGCTTTGCCAATACCATTTATCCCGTTTTGGGTTTGCGAGGATAA
- the ychF gene encoding redox-regulated ATPase YchF, producing the protein MSLRCGIVGLPNVGKSTLFNAITAQQVDAQNYPFCTIEPNVGTVAVPDPRLKPLSQITKTKTIIPATLELVDIAGLVRGASKGEGLGNQFLSHIREVDAIIHVVRCFEDSNITHVDGDISPKRDIDTIETELMLADLDSLEKRLEKLKKNARADKSLQPNVALCEKLIECLGDGKPARTVVETDEEKEILKSFFLISAKPVLYAVNVSEDDMGEGNQWTKEVEEVAAKEGAKVVTICASVESEIAQLPEEERPEFLESLGLEMSGLDRLIQAGYDLLGLHTYFTAGEKEVHAWTVRKGAKAPEAAGVIHSDFEKGFIRAEVIKYEDMAKFGSEQKVKEAGKLMVEGKEYVVCDGDIMHFRFNV; encoded by the coding sequence ATGTCGCTTCGCTGTGGAATTGTCGGGTTGCCGAATGTCGGTAAATCCACTTTGTTTAATGCCATCACTGCCCAACAAGTAGATGCTCAGAATTACCCATTTTGTACGATTGAGCCTAACGTGGGAACGGTCGCTGTTCCCGATCCGCGCCTCAAGCCGCTTTCTCAAATTACAAAAACGAAAACGATTATTCCGGCCACTTTGGAGCTGGTCGACATTGCGGGTTTGGTGCGCGGTGCGAGCAAAGGTGAAGGCTTGGGCAACCAATTCCTTTCCCACATTCGTGAGGTCGATGCGATTATTCACGTAGTTCGCTGCTTTGAGGATTCCAACATCACGCATGTGGACGGCGATATTAGCCCAAAGCGTGATATCGATACTATTGAAACCGAGTTGATGCTCGCCGATTTGGACAGTTTGGAAAAGCGTCTCGAAAAGCTAAAGAAAAACGCGCGTGCCGATAAATCGCTTCAGCCGAATGTGGCACTTTGCGAAAAATTGATCGAGTGTCTCGGCGATGGCAAACCTGCTCGCACGGTGGTAGAAACCGACGAAGAAAAAGAAATCCTGAAAAGCTTCTTCCTCATTTCCGCCAAGCCGGTGCTTTACGCCGTGAATGTTTCGGAAGATGATATGGGCGAGGGCAATCAATGGACGAAAGAAGTTGAAGAAGTAGCGGCAAAAGAAGGCGCAAAAGTGGTAACTATCTGCGCAAGTGTGGAATCGGAAATCGCGCAGCTTCCCGAAGAAGAGCGTCCAGAATTTTTGGAAAGCTTGGGGCTTGAAATGTCCGGTCTTGATCGTTTGATTCAAGCAGGGTATGATTTGCTTGGGCTTCATACTTATTTCACCGCCGGCGAAAAAGAAGTTCACGCTTGGACGGTTCGCAAAGGGGCGAAAGCGCCAGAAGCTGCCGGCGTCATCCACAGCGATTTTGAAAAAGGATTTATTCGTGCCGAAGTCATTAAGTATGAGGATATGGCGAAGTTCGGCTCGGAGCAAAAGGTCAAAGAAGCTGGCAAACTCATGGTGGAAGGCAAGGAATATGTCGTTTGCGATGGCGACATTATGCACTTCCGCTTCAATGTTTGA
- a CDS encoding efflux RND transporter permease subunit, producing the protein MLKTFIERPVLSTVISIFFVVLGIIGIYTLPVEEYPDIAPPTINVSTTYSGADANAVMNSVIIPLEEQINGVEDMTYMTSSASNGGSASINVFFKQGVDPDIATVNVQNRVSKANSLMPSEVTQNGITVQKQQSSIILMIQLTSTNSDYDKVFLQNYAQINLVPQIKRVSGVGNVQVFGGGDYAMRIWLKPDVMMSYGVTSAEVLAALQDQNIEAAPGELGERGDQTFQYTLKFTGRLKTVEEFENIIIRSQESSVLRLKDVAKIELAAQAYNVIAKGNGLPVATFAISQTAGSNAQDIITEVKALMEEAGKELPPGVTYNYMMDSSEFLNVAIGKLVSTLFEVFVLVFLIILVFLQNFRATLIPAVAVPVSVIGTFFFLSLFGFTINLLTLFALVLAIGMVVDDAIVVVEAVYAQIDAGEKDVKAATIKTLGEIAPAIISMTLVSVAVFLPVSFISGTSGEFYKQFGLTLAVSILISGVNALTLSPALSAMFLKAHEKPKAGDKNPIHIFYNNFNKFFDWATNGYRSILEFLSHKNRRWISLATVALFSFIMYFLITILPPGFVPQEDSGAALGMVSLSPGSSLERTDSTLAQVTKLANEIPGVKTVTTICGYSFASGRGSSYGSVIIKLLPWDERDLTTDQVVAIMQQKTAAIKNATFIFFGVPTLQGFGISTGVEMQLQDRTGGDIDMFYQVASEFLGKLQARPEVMVTLNKFDPRFPQKQVEANIPKIKDAGLTLSEVMTALQMNVGSLYASNFNTYGKQYRVIVQAAPEYRNKVDDLNNIYMETSSGEMSPITEFITLSDVTGPQSLARFNLYSSMELTIIPNFQAGYTSGDVFKAIDEIGLPLGYSYEYSGMTREEVGSSSNTSLIFILCVVFVYLLLAALYESYILPLAVIFSLPIGLAGVFLFIYISMITGSGIANNIYVQISMIMLIGLLAKTAILIVEYALQRRQQGMDIVEAAIGGAVARLRPVMMTALTCIIGLIPLAIATGAGAIGNRSIGISAVGGMMLGTFIGTLVVPVLFIIFQSLHERFSSKKIVSNDTEL; encoded by the coding sequence ATGCTAAAGACATTCATAGAAAGACCTGTTTTATCTACGGTCATTTCAATCTTTTTTGTTGTGCTTGGGATTATCGGCATTTATACCTTGCCGGTAGAAGAATATCCCGACATTGCGCCGCCAACGATCAACGTTTCTACGACTTATAGCGGCGCAGATGCCAACGCGGTGATGAATAGCGTCATCATTCCGCTCGAAGAGCAAATTAACGGTGTGGAAGACATGACTTATATGACTTCCTCCGCCTCGAATGGTGGCTCAGCCTCGATTAATGTGTTCTTCAAGCAAGGCGTGGATCCAGATATTGCAACGGTGAACGTGCAAAATCGCGTGTCGAAAGCCAACTCGCTCATGCCTTCGGAGGTGACTCAAAACGGAATCACCGTTCAAAAGCAACAGAGCAGCATCATTTTAATGATTCAGCTGACTTCCACCAATTCTGATTACGACAAGGTGTTTTTGCAAAACTACGCACAAATTAACCTTGTGCCACAAATCAAGCGCGTGAGCGGCGTTGGCAACGTGCAGGTGTTTGGCGGCGGCGACTATGCCATGCGCATTTGGCTAAAGCCCGATGTGATGATGTCTTATGGCGTGACTTCAGCCGAAGTTCTCGCGGCGCTTCAAGACCAAAATATTGAAGCCGCTCCGGGCGAATTGGGCGAACGCGGCGACCAAACTTTTCAATACACGCTGAAATTCACCGGTCGCTTAAAAACGGTGGAAGAGTTCGAAAATATCATCATCCGCTCGCAAGAGTCTTCGGTGTTGCGACTGAAAGATGTGGCCAAAATTGAACTCGCTGCCCAAGCCTATAATGTGATCGCGAAAGGAAATGGCCTGCCGGTTGCAACTTTTGCGATTAGCCAAACCGCCGGTTCTAACGCGCAGGACATTATCACTGAGGTAAAAGCCCTGATGGAAGAAGCGGGAAAAGAATTGCCGCCGGGAGTGACCTATAATTATATGATGGATTCCAGCGAGTTCTTGAATGTTGCGATTGGGAAATTGGTCAGCACGCTGTTTGAGGTGTTTGTGCTGGTGTTCCTCATCATTTTGGTGTTTCTGCAAAACTTCAGAGCAACGCTTATTCCGGCGGTTGCCGTGCCGGTGTCGGTCATCGGTACATTTTTCTTCCTATCGCTGTTCGGTTTTACTATCAACTTGCTCACGCTGTTTGCGCTGGTGCTGGCGATTGGTATGGTTGTCGATGACGCCATTGTGGTGGTTGAAGCCGTTTATGCGCAGATCGATGCTGGCGAAAAAGATGTGAAAGCCGCAACCATTAAAACTTTGGGCGAAATTGCACCAGCGATTATTTCAATGACGCTGGTTTCCGTTGCCGTGTTTCTTCCCGTTAGTTTTATTAGCGGCACGAGCGGCGAGTTTTATAAGCAATTCGGTTTAACGCTCGCCGTCTCGATTTTAATCTCCGGCGTAAATGCGCTGACCTTAAGCCCTGCACTTTCCGCCATGTTTTTGAAGGCGCATGAAAAACCAAAGGCTGGCGATAAAAACCCAATTCACATCTTTTATAACAATTTCAATAAGTTTTTTGATTGGGCAACCAACGGCTATAGAAGCATCCTTGAGTTTTTGTCGCACAAGAACCGCCGCTGGATTTCGCTGGCCACGGTGGCGCTGTTCTCATTTATCATGTATTTCCTGATCACAATTTTGCCGCCGGGATTTGTTCCGCAGGAAGATAGCGGCGCGGCGTTGGGCATGGTTTCGCTCTCGCCAGGCTCCTCGCTTGAGCGCACCGATAGCACACTGGCTCAAGTGACCAAGCTCGCAAATGAGATTCCCGGTGTAAAAACGGTCACCACGATTTGCGGCTACAGTTTTGCGAGCGGCAGAGGCTCATCTTATGGATCGGTGATTATCAAGCTATTGCCTTGGGATGAACGCGATTTAACGACAGATCAGGTCGTGGCCATTATGCAGCAAAAAACGGCTGCGATCAAAAATGCCACCTTCATCTTTTTTGGCGTGCCAACGCTTCAAGGTTTTGGCATCAGCACCGGCGTTGAAATGCAGCTTCAAGACCGAACCGGCGGCGATATAGACATGTTTTATCAAGTTGCCAGCGAGTTTCTTGGAAAGCTTCAGGCAAGGCCAGAGGTCATGGTCACGCTGAATAAGTTCGACCCGAGATTTCCGCAAAAACAGGTTGAAGCCAATATTCCCAAAATTAAAGATGCCGGCTTAACGCTCAGCGAGGTGATGACCGCCTTACAGATGAATGTTGGAAGCCTTTACGCGTCAAACTTCAACACCTACGGCAAGCAATACCGCGTGATTGTGCAAGCTGCGCCGGAATATCGCAACAAGGTAGATGACTTGAATAATATCTACATGGAAACATCCAGCGGAGAAATGTCGCCAATTACGGAGTTCATTACCCTTTCGGATGTGACCGGGCCGCAAAGCTTAGCCAGATTTAACTTATACAGCTCGATGGAATTAACCATTATTCCGAATTTTCAAGCGGGCTACACGTCTGGCGATGTGTTCAAAGCGATTGATGAAATTGGCTTGCCGCTGGGTTATAGCTATGAATATTCCGGCATGACGCGCGAGGAAGTTGGCAGCAGCAGCAACACCAGTTTGATTTTCATTCTCTGCGTGGTCTTCGTTTATCTGCTTTTAGCTGCTTTGTATGAAAGCTACATTTTGCCGTTAGCGGTTATTTTCTCGCTCCCGATAGGGCTGGCCGGCGTGTTTCTTTTCATCTATATTTCCATGATCACCGGCAGCGGCATTGCAAATAACATTTATGTGCAGATTTCCATGATCATGTTGATCGGTCTTTTGGCAAAAACGGCCATTCTCATTGTGGAATATGCGTTGCAACGACGACAGCAAGGCATGGACATCGTTGAAGCAGCAATAGGCGGCGCCGTGGCTCGCTTGCGCCCGGTTATGATGACCGCATTGACTTGTATTATCGGGTTAATTCCGCTTGCAATTGCCACAGGCGCAGGCGCTATCGGAAACCGCTCGATTGGAATTAGCGCGGTTGGCGGCATGATGCTCGGCACGTTTATCGGCACGCTGGTTGTGCCCGTGCTGTTCATCATTTTCCAAAGTTTGCACGAGCGCTTTAGCTCAAAAAAAATCGTCAGCAACGACACTGAACTTTAA
- a CDS encoding TolC family protein codes for MKTIHSMYNQSYKKNRVWVLLIAILSVGLASCQSYKELEKPPQIDTEGIVRGGAQAKGDSTTIADIPWKEYFPDKYLQALIAEGLEKNLDLQIALARIKQSKASLSISRDAGDPSLSIGAEIDHARTSSGDDGKKVLGYTTNQNSLGFVASWEIDLWGKLNSSARAEYANYLNSREYKNLVQTELIANIATAYYNLLALDKKLQVTEETVVLLKKSTETMEALKEAGQQNAASVEQSRALLYSTQLSIPPLKSQIRTQENAICILLNRDLGTIERASIDNQKVATKLDYGVPAQLLSKRPDVKQAELSLLAAYAATDAAEASFYPSLNISSASFGFASGSFSNFFKIENLAANIVASLTQPIFNKSQLTGNLKIAKAQQEEALLAFRSTVISAGQEVSDILYNYEASLGKNDYRNKQISSLANAVDYTQELLIAGEAYYTEVLSAQQDLLSAQLSRIDDKLEQLNYGVNLYKALGGGTH; via the coding sequence ATGAAAACCATCCATTCCATGTACAATCAGTCATATAAAAAGAATCGCGTGTGGGTTTTGCTCATCGCGATTCTCTCGGTAGGATTAGCCTCTTGCCAAAGCTATAAAGAACTTGAAAAACCGCCGCAAATCGACACGGAAGGCATCGTTCGAGGCGGCGCGCAAGCCAAAGGCGACAGCACCACGATTGCCGATATTCCATGGAAAGAATATTTTCCAGACAAATATCTTCAAGCCTTAATTGCGGAAGGACTTGAAAAAAACCTCGATCTTCAGATCGCCTTAGCGCGAATTAAGCAGTCCAAAGCCAGCTTAAGCATTTCGCGCGACGCTGGCGATCCATCGCTTTCCATTGGCGCGGAAATTGACCACGCGCGCACCAGCTCCGGCGACGATGGGAAAAAAGTCCTTGGCTACACCACCAATCAAAACTCGCTGGGCTTTGTCGCTTCGTGGGAAATTGATTTATGGGGAAAATTAAATAGCTCAGCCAGAGCGGAATATGCCAATTATCTCAACAGCCGAGAGTATAAAAATCTCGTGCAAACTGAGCTTATTGCCAACATTGCAACGGCTTACTACAATTTGCTAGCGTTAGACAAAAAATTGCAAGTAACCGAAGAAACCGTTGTGTTGCTAAAGAAAAGCACCGAAACAATGGAAGCATTGAAAGAAGCCGGGCAGCAAAACGCCGCGTCTGTGGAGCAAAGCCGCGCATTGCTTTATAGCACGCAGCTTTCCATTCCACCGCTGAAAAGTCAAATCAGAACACAGGAAAATGCCATTTGCATTTTGCTCAATCGCGACCTTGGCACCATCGAACGCGCATCGATTGACAATCAGAAAGTCGCCACAAAACTCGATTATGGCGTGCCAGCACAATTACTTTCCAAACGCCCAGATGTGAAACAGGCCGAACTTTCGTTGCTGGCCGCCTATGCGGCTACCGATGCAGCCGAAGCCAGTTTTTATCCGTCGCTCAACATCAGTTCAGCGTCATTCGGATTCGCTTCGGGTAGTTTTTCTAACTTTTTTAAAATCGAGAATCTTGCAGCAAATATTGTAGCCAGCCTTACACAGCCGATTTTCAACAAAAGCCAATTGACCGGTAATTTGAAAATCGCCAAAGCGCAACAGGAAGAAGCACTCCTTGCCTTTCGCAGCACGGTGATCAGCGCTGGCCAAGAAGTGTCCGATATTCTTTACAACTACGAAGCGTCGCTTGGCAAAAATGATTATCGGAATAAGCAAATTTCATCGCTCGCTAACGCGGTTGATTATACTCAGGAGCTGCTGATAGCTGGTGAAGCTTATTACACCGAAGTGCTCTCAGCTCAGCAGGACTTGCTTTCGGCTCAGCTCAGCCGCATCGATGATAAACTGGAACAATTAAATTATGGCGTGAATCTGTATAAAGCGCTCGGCGGCGGCACGCATTAA
- a CDS encoding endonuclease/exonuclease/phosphatase family protein, whose product MTTFLFWNINKKPLASQIINIVGAYDVDVVILVESQLAKTGRFLREINTKLRPGYALLPNRNCEKIEIYTRFATNRFQAREESDRYTIEKINFPVAEGVLLAALHFPSKVNWSETSQMFEAVDYAERIRAVEKQENISRTVVVGDFNMNP is encoded by the coding sequence ATGACGACTTTTTTATTTTGGAATATCAATAAAAAGCCGTTGGCTTCTCAAATCATCAACATTGTAGGGGCTTACGATGTTGATGTCGTTATTTTGGTTGAAAGCCAGCTTGCCAAAACGGGGAGGTTTCTTAGGGAAATCAACACGAAGCTACGTCCAGGCTATGCGCTGTTGCCGAATCGCAATTGTGAAAAAATTGAAATTTATACGCGCTTTGCCACAAACCGATTTCAGGCACGGGAAGAAAGTGACCGCTACACCATTGAGAAAATCAACTTTCCTGTGGCTGAAGGTGTTTTATTAGCCGCGCTCCACTTTCCAAGTAAAGTAAATTGGAGTGAAACGAGCCAAATGTTTGAAGCTGTTGATTATGCGGAACGCATCAGAGCTGTTGAAAAACAAGAAAACATTTCACGAACGGTTGTCGTCGGGGATTTTAACATGAATCCTTGA
- the thiM gene encoding hydroxyethylthiazole kinase: MEINATTLWRDILAVRTKAPLVHNITNYVVMNSTANALLSIGASPVMAHAEEEVIDMVTIAGSLVINIGTLSKAWVAAMHKAMKKAHELQKPIVFDPVGAGATPYRTQTILELIHETPPSIIRGNSSEIKALVEAGIKTKGVDSTESSESAIEAAKHLSQKYGAVICISGATDHILNQEEYVRVENGHPMMTKVTGLGCTATAVVAAFAAINPSMMEATAHGMAAMGIAGEIAAKNVAGPGSLQVNFLDTLYSLSEADVHSHLKICA; encoded by the coding sequence ATGGAAATAAATGCAACAACGCTTTGGCGTGACATTCTGGCGGTGCGCACAAAAGCGCCTCTCGTTCATAACATTACCAACTATGTGGTGATGAACTCAACCGCGAACGCGCTGCTTTCTATTGGGGCTTCGCCAGTTATGGCACATGCCGAAGAAGAGGTCATCGACATGGTGACCATCGCCGGCTCGCTGGTGATTAATATTGGCACGCTCAGCAAAGCCTGGGTCGCCGCGATGCACAAGGCAATGAAAAAAGCACATGAGCTTCAAAAGCCGATCGTTTTTGATCCTGTTGGCGCAGGCGCTACGCCTTATCGGACCCAAACCATTCTTGAATTGATCCATGAAACCCCGCCTTCAATTATTCGCGGAAACTCTTCTGAGATCAAAGCTTTGGTGGAAGCCGGCATCAAAACCAAAGGCGTTGATAGTACCGAAAGTTCTGAATCGGCCATTGAAGCCGCGAAGCATTTGAGCCAAAAATACGGCGCGGTGATTTGCATTAGCGGCGCAACCGACCACATTCTAAATCAAGAAGAATATGTTCGCGTCGAAAATGGCCATCCAATGATGACAAAGGTAACCGGACTTGGCTGCACTGCTACGGCTGTTGTTGCCGCATTTGCCGCTATCAACCCATCGATGATGGAAGCAACTGCGCACGGCATGGCCGCTATGGGCATTGCCGGTGAAATTGCCGCAAAAAATGTTGCCGGCCCTGGCTCGCTGCAAGTCAATTTCTTGGATACTTTGTATTCACTAAGCGAAGCGGATGTACACTCACATTTGAAAATATGCGCGTAA